In Setaria italica strain Yugu1 chromosome IX, Setaria_italica_v2.0, whole genome shotgun sequence, the genomic stretch GTTaacaaataaagaaagaaagtcGTACTGATGTAAAAACCCACAAACAAATCAAGGAACACAGCTTGTAGAGGCCTATACTCTCAAAATCCAATATGCACTGCCTTTTTATTCGAGAAGAAATAcctatttctaaaaaaaaaatcaaaggggCCTGTTTGGATGTCGTTGTTTTGAAAAAACCATGGTATCAAGAAAATGTAATTTTATAGAACAGAGATGTGCAGTTTCTAAAACTTCAAATGACTACAATTTTAGCAATACCATGGTTTAAAAACTACTGGATTTCTTGCACCCAAACACCTCTTGGCTTTCCAATACCAAAGTATTCTGCAAAACCCTACTATTTCAATAAAATTCCTTTTTATCCAAACGGGGCTACAAGATGATAAATTACTTGTGAATATAAAAGCATGTGCAACATACAAATTTCTTAGAGGTACATACCAAAATACAAACCTTTCAGCCTATCAGGTGATTGAAACACTGGACATATTCTACTGATATTACGCGCATATCAGAGTACTACAAAAAAAACTGTAGTTTTCAAATCTAAGTTACAGTTCTGTTTCATCTCAGAGTGACATAATAAAGTTCCATTGCAAAACCTCAGCTGAacatggattttattttttaaaataagaaCGAATTATTTCACTATTAAACCATCTCATCAAGATTCACATATGTTAAATTTAGATATAGGACCACATAGAGGAATAATATCAGACCTGAGAGGAAGAGTATATGACTTGAGAAGAAGATTCACAGGGCGAATAAGGGTAAGAATCATAGTGTATATTTAATATTAAAGTAGGAGGACGAATGTTGGATAATTACTTTCTAGTGCCATCTCTCCATTGTCAGGCTGGCAGACAATCAGATTCTCAATATCTACCCCAAGAGCTTTCGAATAAGCTGGATCAAAAGCATGCTCTGCATCGACAAGCATGGCATTTCCTCCTAGTTTCTGCATATTGGATATCAGACGTCTTTTATTGTCATAATTGTCTaatgatactccctccatccttttATACATGACGTCAATTAGTTCAAAACACAAACCTGTATTTCAGCAATTGCATGCAGAGCTAGGGTAGTCTTTCCACTGCTTTCTGGGCCATATACCTGCATGGTTTTACAAATCAAATCATCTAAAGACAGGAGGTCAAAACCCTAAACACAGGTAAGATCACTGAAACTTTCTGCAGAAATCACCACAAGTGCCGACACAAAAATGCCTAGATCAAAGCAATAATGAGCGATACCATGTGGGTATTACTGAAGAAATTATAAGATGACAAAATACCTCCACTACTCTTCCTTTTGGAAGACCACCACCCAGAGCAAAATCTAGTGTTAGACAACCACTTGGAAACGTCTCACTGGGGTGACAACAGTAATAATCAGTATAAATAGAAAATGAACTTTTAAGTGAAGGAAATAAGAAACTAGAGACGTACACAAAAGCACCACCAGCACTGCCTAATCTTGTAACGCTTCCTTTTCCAAAAGAGTTGTTTATGTCACTCATGGCCGCATCAAGAGCTTTTTGCTGCAGATGAAATTGTGAATCAATATTACTGAGAAACCAAGGCAACAGAGTAATGGATTGCTATTCAAAAGGTAGAATACTATTTCACGAAAGTAAGTCATCCATTTAAAAAAAGTTAAGTTGTACGAGATGTCGAAATGCCTTCACGATTCAAGATAACTGATGCCCTCTAGATTAAACATCTGTACTCAAGGAAAGCAGGAATAAACATCCAAACCATATGGCAGCAATGCAGAACACAGTATATCTGACTGCAGTACTGTTTGAGCTTTTTTTAACTAAGTGGATTGCAGCAGAGAGTTGCTTCATCAATGATAAAGACTAGTTCCTGATAAAATCAAAACATACGGGTTGCAGAGTCTCACTTGATTCACATTATGTCATCACAACTCGAGCAGGCCTGTGGGTGCTGACAGCAAATATACACAATAAATTGGAGGTCACGGTGTTGGTGTGGACTGTCTATTGTGGGACCCGTCTCATAATAAAATCAAAGATAACCCAAGCTCTATCTCTCTCTTACCCAAACAGAGGCATGCTGCTCTATTCCCCCTCCTTCCCCTCGCTATTGCCAGTTCAATTGGCCAATAGCATAGCAACTGCGATACTGCATCAACAAATCGATAGACCACTTGGATAGCAATAAATGCCTAACAATGATAAGACAAGACCGTCCCTGATGCAAGATTTGAAGCAAGTGCAGATAGGGTCAGGCATATTAATCCATCGGACGCATTTCATTTGATGCAATCGTCAAATGTCTACTTTATCCGATGCACCTTGTTCGTAATGACACAAGAACCAGAAACAGAAGTTCACTTCAATAAGCGCAATGCCACTTCCTACAATGACAGACGCATTTACAAGAACACAAACGATACTCCACCGCAACGAACATTGTTGTGAGCCCTTACTTTTTGACCACCGCCGCGTGGCGCTCCGGGATGCGTCGGCGCGGAACACGATACAGAGCTGTTCTCGCGGACCGCGCCTCACTTGTTCGACCCAATGGCACCAAGACGAAAGAGGAAGAAACGAAGGGCAAAGGGAGCAACAGCGGAGCAAGCGGAGAGAGACTCTTACGCGGTCTACGAGTCGAGGGTCGTCCTCCCCGGAGAGCGCGCcgttcccgccgccggcgacgaactCGCAGCGCAGCCGCCGGGCGCGCGCCGTGACGCCGCCTGCtgaggcgcgcggcgcggggcgcctgCGGCGAATACGGGTTGAAATAGAGGGGGCGAGGTGGGAGGAGGTGAAAgctacggcggcggtggccattGGCATGCGCAGCTCCGCCCCCGAggtcgaaggcggcggcgagtgctcggTTGTGTCAGCGGGGAGAGTGGAAATGGAAAGGTTGGGAAAAGAGCTGACCGAAGAAGCAACGTTTTACAAGGGAAGTGGAAGGTAGTGGCGGCCGAACGCCCTAAGCCGAGCCTTGAGATTCGTGCGACGGTCGGATGGGATCATTGCGCGATCGTGAAATTTCGTTGACGTGACTCGCGTGATGTTTGTGTTCTCGCTTATTATCTGCTGTCGCTATTGTTTCCATGACATATTAATTCGATCTTCAAAAGATAACTTTACTATAGAGTGAATAATTTTCACAATAGACCCAAGTCCATAAGATAGTCTTTGCCCCTCTATCCATTCACAGGGTCATGATGATCTATTGGAACACAGTTTTACTTCAATTCTTGGTCAAGCGGAGTCAATTAACGAAAGAGTTGATCACAAACTATATATAGTTGTGCGCACCGAATTTGTGTGTATACAAATGACCAATATAGATTTTCTTGGTAAATATATTTACCACCGTAATGCAGTTTGCTAGTATGTTTTATAAATGtatatttccaaaaaaaaatgggTAATACTATGGCTTGTGCGTCCGGACGCGCGTCGGACGCTCGTCACTAAAAATACCTGGCGCTTCCTATCTAGTCGGTCTACCTTATCCATTCCCATCGttcttttcttccccatcctcaCGAGCCGCACGCTCCGGCCGCGCCGCTCCCTTGCCACCGGCTCACCGACCCGCTTCCTTGCCACCGGATCACCACgccgctcctgctgctcctttTGGCCTGCGCCAGCCAGTGACGGCGCCACCGGATCTTGCCGCCCACCTTCACTAGGATGCGGTGGCGGCTGCAGTCTGCCCCGGCCAGCAGGTTGGTCCTCCCCCACCGCTCCATGCTCCGCAAGTTGAGCTCAGCGCACAAGTCGGCATCCTCATCGCCAGGCCACCATTCTCACCGGTGACACCGTCCCCATCGAGCAACAGGGGCAATTTCGCGAAATGATTGCAATGGCGTGGGGCTGAGGAAGAATCCATGGTGGCTGCTATCATACTctaggaggaagaagactccacCGCGGCCAGGGGCAAACCGCGCCGGCCgctgccatcctcctcctcctccactgtTTCCCAGCGTCGGATCCCGCTGTGCAGTGATCCTCCTGTCAGGGTTTGCTGCATGTTACAAGCTTATGTTTCAAGTGTTTCAGATGTTTCAGAagaatgttgcaagtgtttcatgtggatattgcaaagtagatctagatgttgcgatgttgcatatgtttcacacacatgttgcaagtgttttatcTGGATGTTGCATTTTCAATGAGAGATTTGAATGTTCCATGCAACACGAAACAGATGTTGCGGCGggttttttcctcatcatcaactgatggctaataaatttttttcaacatgttttttgatgttgcaaacgtTTATTTTCTACGTTGCAGATGTTATTTTTTGATATTGCGATGGACCAATGGAACGTCCGATGGGAAGTTTTTCCATCAGACGTTCTAGCGCTTGCaacgccaaaaaaaaaatagttgacAATTATGTTTAAGCGCCCATGGTTTGAAGGAAAATCGACATGCCCTTTGCAAATGAATATATAGACATCTTGAATGTAAAGAAAACCCTTCTTCTTTGAGAACAAATATTTGTCCTCTTTATTGTGCCACCAATCCACCATTGGGCTAGGACTTCTGATCCACTATTATAGTATTATTACCCGGTTGACTCTGTCCTATATATTGCTTTCATCTATGAAAATAATGTGTTTGTTTTGACCTCTTGTTTGAATCATCCAACGATAGCCTCAACTAATAAGATGGCTGAAATATTTTACGAATTATGTTATACCCTCGGTACTGTGACTGCGAGACATGCTCCGATATGTCCTCTTGTAAACTGCACATAAGAAGTTGGGATCTACAAAGTTCATACTGTAGAACATAATTCATCTTTGAACATCATCCTAACGGAGCAATATTTCGTTCAAACGTGTTAACGGGATTTGCTAAATGGTACGTAGAGTATAACTGCTGGGCATCTTGGTTGCTTGAACCGTTTGGTGTCCGGAGCCTGTTTTTTTCTCgacgttttcttttttcttctggGACAATGAAAAAGCCCCGTCTCTTTTGCTTGCTTCTTAAGGCAGGACTGAAAAACTAATGTCAACAGTGAATGTGTCAGCTATACAACGGATCTGAGAAGAGAAAAGGTCTTGACTCTTGACGTTTTGGCCATCTTATTCTAGAACCACCGTCAGTGATTGCGTTCACGTAGAATCCTAGAGAACTTGTATGAAAGGTCGTGCTCATCTATCTCATAATttacctttttttcttctcgtTCCTTTTGCTTTATTCTGTGAGAAATCTTCTTCTCACTTGcacagaaagaaaaagggaCAGAAGAAAAGTGGCCTTTATCCCCTGTCAGCGCTAGCCGTTGGGGcatttgtttttccttttcattaTTTCTAACCCTCAAATCTTCATGTGTGTGTTTGCTGACCAAGAAGATTAGCCTTCCCTCGCAAAACAAAAATGGTGCAAAAATTAGTGCTTGTACAAACATACTCCATAAACACGCAGGAAGGTTAGCCTCGCGGAATCGACGCTGGAACCTTTGCAAACGCGTGTAAAAAAAAAACGAGCTGAGAAATCAAAGGGCGCGTGGATTATTGCTAAATCTAGCAACCGCTGCCCGCCCCGCAGGAAAGGGAAACGAAGAGGCGCCCCGGCCCGACCACCGCGTGACCCCCCGCGTGTACAACGCCGCGTCGGCGCGTGATTAGATAAAGCCGGTAAGCCCTCTGCCTCTGCGCCAAAAAGTCTGAaacgcacgggcacggcgcCATCGCCCTCTCCCTCTCGTTTCGTACTTTCGTCTcggctcctccccctcccctcccctcccccagACAAATCCAATCCGGAATCAACTGCCCCCCTCGCTCCGCCGGGGAGAGGAGAGACAAGCGACGCCGCGCTcgctcgccgccccgccgcgtcgacctctttctctttcttcccgGAGCCCCACCGGAGGCGTAGACGGGCGGGCAGTCATCCCGCGCCCGACGCCGGTGAGTCGCCTcgtccccgtcctcctcctcctcctcctctcacgCTTGGCTAAGTCTCGATCGAGCTCGGATCCGTCCGGGATGGCAGGGAAGCAGTTTGGTTCCTCGGTTTCTGCAGCGTAGGGGTGGATTGCGGTGGGTACGCGGTTGTTTggttgatcgatcgatcgaccgaTCTCGCCGTCGCCCCCCAATCGAATTCAGCCGCCCTACGATCGGATTGCTTCGTGGATTTCGATCTCGGTTGGAATCGGACGCTCATTcggcccttcttctcctccaatTGCAGCTATGCAGAACCAGATCGTGTGCCACGCGTGCCGGACCGTCCTGCTCTACCCGCGAGGGGCGCCCAGCGTCTGCTGCGCGCTGTGCCAGGCCGTCACCACCGTGCCGCCACCAGGTACGTGTTGGACGCTTCGTTTCCTTTCGTCTGAGCTTGGGAGGTTGGCAATCATCACCTCTACGGCCAGTCGTGCACTGGCAGCGCGAAACAGCTGGCGTGCAGGGGAACATAAAGCTTAGCTCTCACGTTATGGCGCAATAATGTTTGTTTTAATAGTGAGGTACGGGGTTTCACGGTGTCTGGTAGATGTAGTGGGAGAATCTGTTTACCAACACACATGAACGGACTGGGGAATGATTACATCCTTAATTCATATACAGGTTGTTCAATTAGGTTGGGAAAATCATTTATTACTTCAGTTAAGCTTGACCGTCAAATGTTTTACTGTATGGTTCTCGCGCTTGAACTGGGAGTATCCCAGTGCGATTCATGCTAGTCTGGTTAGTTTGCATTTCGTTATCTTTGGCACTGGCCTTCTGGATTAAAAACAGCGAAGCTGGAACTTTACAGAAATTGGGATAAATCAATTTTTTCTTAGGTTACCTTCAGAGGTTTTCATTAATTGTGCTTTATAGGCCTCCGTCATTCTTGAGAACATTTGCCAATCCATAGTGTTCCACTTGCCACGCCTCTTCTGATGTCTTCCTTTATTTTTCCCAATCCCATCCCTGAATCAATTTGGCGAGTCAACATGCTCACCAGAAAAATAAACATGCTCGGTCACTTGTTGCTCCAATTTTGATTGCTTTCATCAGCATGTTTGTATCCCTGCCTTTGGTAGAACGTGGTATTAAAAAGCCACTGCACCAACATTATCCTTTTTGTTGGAAATTTATATCTGCACTCACCTCTGCACTCCATTCATTTCTACCACCATGCACCTGTTCACTATTCGTTTTGAAATGAGTCCAACACTACAATATCAATGTTTTACCTTCTCTGTCTTTTGCCCTCATTTTCATGAAGCAATTTTTTTTGGCCTTTTGCATGAAGCACTTCCAAGGCCTATAACTGGTTCATAGTGCTTGACACACTATTTTAATGTGCTTATAAAAGTTATTTAAATTTGTAATGCAGGACTAGATATGGCTCAGCTTATATGTGGTGGTTGTCGAACTTTGCTGATGTATACTCGCAGTGCAGACACTGTAAGGTGTTCGTGTTGCAATACAGTCAATCTTGTTAGACCAGGTACTGCTGATTCTTTTTCTAtccttcttctccctctgaGCTTGTACTTAGCTACTTTTGGATGTTCGTCCATTTGTGAAATTATCCCTTCTTACAGATGAGTAATTTCTCCTTTGTGCAGTGAATAATATAGCTCATGTAAACTGCGGCCGCTGCCAGACAACTTTGATGTATCCATATGGAGCACATTCAGTAAAATGTGCCATATGCAATCATGTCACTGCTACTGGAGTACGTTAAGACTCATTCTGCCCATACTTACCAGAAGTGTGATTAATTATTATGTCAGAGTACTGATTTTGAATAACCTTTGTTCTGAATCTC encodes the following:
- the LOC101759583 gene encoding protein LOL3, yielding MQNQIVCHACRTVLLYPRGAPSVCCALCQAVTTVPPPGLDMAQLICGGCRTLLMYTRSADTVRCSCCNTVNLVRPVNNIAHVNCGRCQTTLMYPYGAHSVKCAICNHVTATGVNTVAPTTSARPASNGPSYSTSSTSAPKSQPQNVTVVVENPMTVDDKGKLVSNVVVGVTTGKN